The Streptomyces sp. NBC_01268 genome segment CTGGGCGTCCCGGACGGTGTTGGCGGTCCAGGTGATGACCGTGCGGAAGAGCTCGGCCTTGCCGCCGGGGAAGTGGTTGTAGAGCGTGCGCGTGGAGACGCCCGCGGCGGCGGCGAGCGAGTCGACGGAGGCCCGGGCGTAGCCGTCGCGGCCGAAGACGCCGCAGGCAGCGCGGACCATCGCGAGCTGCTTCTCCAGTTTGCGGGGCGGGATCTCGCGCCGGGCCCGCTCGATCCAGGCCTCGTTGCCGCTGCCCATGCACTCCTCCTCGTCGACACCGCAGCGTAACCGCCACAGCGAACTACAACGCCCGTTGCACTTTCTACAACGCTCGTTGTACTTTACCGGAGCGCACCGGACGCACCCCGCGTCCGCACCGCTCCGGAGGGGACACCGCCATGCCTGAGACCACCGCTGCCGCCACCGCCACCGAGATCACCGCCGAGGCCGACGGGGCCACCGCCGCCACCGCCCCCCTGCGCGTCGCCGTCCTCGTGGGCAGCGTCCGGGAGGGGCGCCAGGGCGGCGCCGTCGCCGACTGGTTCCTCGGCGTGGCCCGCCGCCACGGCGGCCTGGAGCTCGACGTCGTGGACCTGGCCGAGGTCGACCTGCCGCTCGCCATGCCCGGCTGGGGCGGCCAGCCGGACGCGCGGGCCGCCGCGGCGCTCGCCGAGGTCTCGCCGCGGCTGGCCGCCGCCGACGCCTTCGTGGTGGTGACGCCCGAGTACAACCACAGCTTCCCCGCCGCCCTGAAGAACCTCATCGACTGGCACCACGAGCAGTGGCACGCCAAGCCCGTCGGCTTCGTCTCCTACGGCGGCCTCGGCGGCGGCCTGCGCGCCGTGGAGCAGCTCCGGACGGTCTTCGCCGAGCTGCACGCCACCACCGTCCGCGACTCCGTCAGCCTGCACGGCCCCTGGTCCGGGCTCGGCCCTGACGGCACGCCGCGCGACACGGCCGTCGCCGAGGGCGCGGCGAAGGGCATGCTCGGCCAGCTCGGCTGGTGGGGCCGGGCCCTGCGCACGGCCCGCACCGCCCTCCCCTACCAGGCCTGAGGGGAGGGGCGTCCGCATGAGCACCACAGCGCCCCGCGCCGAGGAAGTCGCCACCACCGGCGAGCCCGGCACCGTGTCCGGCACCCCGCTGGGCCGGGTCCTCACGGTCGTCGTCATCGGCTCCGTGATGTCCGTCCTCGACGTCACCATCGTCAACGTCGCCCTGCGCAGGCTGTCCGAGGCCTTCGACGCCCCGCTGGCCACCATCCAGTGGACCGCGACCGCCTACTCGCTCGCCCTGGCCGCCGTCATCCCGACCGCCGCCTGGGCCATGGGCCGGATCGGTGCCAAGCGCACGTACCTCACCGCCCTCGCCCTCTTCACCCTCGGCTCCCTGCTCGCCGCGTTCGCCTGGGACGCGGGCAGCATGATCGCCTTCCGCGCGGTCCAGGGGCTCGGCGGCGGGCTGCTCATGCCGGTGGGCATGGCCATGGTGATGCGCGCCGCCGACCCCGAGCGCTTCGGGCGGGCGATGGCCCTGCTCGGACTGCCCATCCTGGTCGGTCCGGTGGCCGGCCCCGCGCTCGGCGGCTGGCTGCTCGACGCGGCCTCCTGGCACTGGATCTTCCTGGTCAACCTGCCCGTCGGCGCCGTCGCGCTGCTCCTCGCGGCACGGCTCCTGCGCCCCGACGCCCCGC includes the following:
- a CDS encoding NADPH-dependent FMN reductase, with the protein product MPETTAAATATEITAEADGATAATAPLRVAVLVGSVREGRQGGAVADWFLGVARRHGGLELDVVDLAEVDLPLAMPGWGGQPDARAAAALAEVSPRLAAADAFVVVTPEYNHSFPAALKNLIDWHHEQWHAKPVGFVSYGGLGGGLRAVEQLRTVFAELHATTVRDSVSLHGPWSGLGPDGTPRDTAVAEGAAKGMLGQLGWWGRALRTARTALPYQA